The proteins below come from a single Takifugu flavidus isolate HTHZ2018 chromosome 6, ASM371156v2, whole genome shotgun sequence genomic window:
- the LOC130527152 gene encoding putative methyltransferase NSUN7, translating to MAEKVSSSEVINPGSVTEPPFILNQGPDQQADAKAHKLLLPLPHLHSPLPAITPPSDQVYIQAAAVFHQLRPEKPTNHQHLHYGKKPDEIKDEIPERRAFQLAFKTLKYEALLEDIITDSCFHTTQHIASNMLPLAMVMLFDFQERKFMPRKCSAKEDEPLQEVRNIESSLQRYKTKLAASLARCRIKQRLQSVSCFLSEPVRTRQHRAKHLPHYVWVNTLKNSVEEVCEAFRKASFHEVKHISNLGGSTFCRDPLCPDTLVFSQQLYALVQFSSLMGSSVLHMQDRSVCVVVSVLRPLLFEKSDVLAAGTFSGLTAAQVAVAAATRCSRVLLCGSDHTPSHIKEMTELFTQMNIKNVKILPETFCGLHDCARSIHRLKVILVLPRCSCSALSDPVPLIHGEHGDMDLLSDLSQGSVSQSRIQTMTTQQARLLAHALSFQKVQTVVYCTRSVYPEENQQLVKRVLDKIHTHPKVLPFRVNGPIFPDHSPSGDTMDSEFFRLEPSQLSNGCFIARLSRQADPTKVESVHDVLARAVAKGLLGGIISRESKKGKREKRRKDRKDPADSKPSSPSSHDEETGNEFEDDHEPLYATEHDGEDEHEKRTGGKKKGTKGRKQQVKRRAKQSVTISRKQQSDSKKPAKKKQQPQHRRHHRKRRARKIPRLTLSLMSSTKPSSSLSTITALAHKLSKNVAIESQQILFSPRTPDSGPHLSSRPAVSLPAVLQRQNTDAGRAEKKVKNIKAGTSKTRAKVVKDETEVVTQVGSEAAGLVLPPISKPHHSFGSRSGSSGSHLHSQASRSKMSSSSSTSLLGL from the exons ATGGCAGAGAAAG TCAGCTCCAGTGAAGTCATCAATCCAGGCTCTGTGACAGAACCACCCTTCATTTTGAATCAAGGCCCTGACCAACAAGCTGACGCTAAGGCCCATAaacttctccttcctcttcctcaccttcattCACCCCTGCCTG CCATCACCCCTCCCTCGGATCAGGTGTACATCCAAGccgctgctgttttccaccagCTGAGACCAGAGAAGCCCACCAATCATCAGCATCTGCACTATGGGAAAAAACCAGATGAGATAAAAGATGaaatcccagagagacgagcTTTCCAACTGGCctttaaaacactaaaat ATGAAGCCTTACTGGAGGACATCATTACTGACAGCTGTTTCCACACAACACAGCACATC GCCAGTAACATGTTGCCATTGGCGATGGTGATGTTATTTGACTTCCAAGAAAGAAAGTTTATGCCGCGTAAATGTTCCGCAAAAGAAGATGAGCCTCTGCAGGAAGTCAGGAACATTGAAAGTAGTCTGCAAag ATATAAAACCAAGCTGGCAGCATCTCTGGCTCGCTGCAGAATCAAACAGCGTCTCCAGAGTGTGTCTTGTTTTCTCTCAGAACCTGTCAGAACCAGACAGCACAGAGCAAAACATCTACCACATTATGTGTGGGTCAATACTCTGAAGAACAG TGTTGAAGAAGTGTGTGAAGCCTTCCGAAAGGCCAGTTTTCATGAAGTGAAGCACATTTCTAATCTTGGAGGGTCTACATTCTGCAGAGATCCTCTCTGTCCAGATACGCTTGTGTTCTCTCAACAGCTTTATGCTCTTGTCcagttcagcagcctgatgggtTCAAGTGTTCTTCACATGCAG gacaggagtgtgtgtgtggtagtaAGTGTgttgcgccccctgctgtttgaGAAGAGCGATGTCCTGGCAGCAGGAACCTTCTCGGGTCTCACTGCAGCTCAGGTAGCTGTCGCTGCTGCCACCCGGTGCAGCcgagtgctgctgtgtggttctgatcacacaccttcacacatcAAAGAGATGACAGAGCTCTTCACACAAATGAACATCAAAA ATGTGAAGATCCTGCCTGAAACCTTCTGTGGGCTGCACGATTGCGCCCGTTCCATTCACCGATTGAAGGTTATCCTTGTGCTGCCCCGGTGTTCCTGCTCCGCCCTCAGCGACCCAGTGCCCCTCATCCACGGTGAACATGGGG ATATGGACCTGCTGTCAGATTTGTCCCAAGGTTCTGTCTCCCAAAGCAGAATCCAGACCATGACCACACAGCAGGCTCGACTGCTGGCCCACGCACTGTCCT TCCAGAAGGTTCAGACTGTGGTTTACTGCACCCGTTCCGTGTACCCTGAGGAAAACCAGCAGCTGGTGAAAAGGGTGTTGGACAAAATCCACACTCACCCCAAAGTGTTGCCCTTCCG AGTCAACGGACCCATCTTTCCTGACCACTCGCCCTCTGGGGATACGATGGACTCCGAGTTCTTCAGACTCGAACCATCTCAGCTGAGCAACGGCTGCTTCATTGCTAGACTGTCCAGACAG GCAGACCCCACGAAGGTCGAGTCAGTCCATGATGTGCTGGCAAGGGCAGTAGCTAAAGGCCTCCTGGGTGGAATCATTTCTAGGGAATCAAAGAAGGGCAAAAGGGAAAAACGCAGGAAGGATCGCAAAGATCCAGCAGACAGCAAACCATCATCCCCTTCGAGCCACGAtgaggagacaggaaatgagtttGAGGATGACCATGAACCACTTTATGCCACAGAacatgatggtgaggatgaacACGAGAAAAGGACGGGAGGAAAGAAGAAGGGGACGAAAGGACGTAAGCAACAGGTCAAACGACGAGCAAAACAATCTGTCACCATCTCCAGGAAGCAACAGAGTGACAGCAAGAAACCAGCAAAGAAgaaacagcagccacagcacAGGAGGCATCATAGAAAGAGACGAGCGAGGAAGATCCCTCGTCTGACACTGTCTTTAATGTCTTCTACAAAACCCTCCAGCTCCTTGTCTACCATCACGGCACTGGCGCACAAGCTGAGCAAGAATGTAGCAATTGAATCCCAGCAGATCCTTTTCAGCCCCCGTACGCCAGATTCTGGTCCCCACCTTAGCTCCCGTCCAGCAGTTTCTCTTCCAGCTGTCCTACAAAGGCAAAACACAGATGctggaagagcagagaaaaaagtaaagaacATTAAAGCAGGAACATCAAAGACTAGAGCAAAGGTGGTCAAAGATGAGACTGAAGTGGTGACACAGGTAGGGTCAGAGGCAGCAGGTTTGGTGCTACCACCCATTTCCAAGCCTCACCACAGCTTTGGGAGCAGGAGTGGTAGTTCTGGCTCTCACCTTCATTCTCAGGCTTCAAGATCAAAgatgtcttcctcttcctcaacgTCCCTGCTTGGACTGTAG